TGGTGTGGAAAACGTATCGCCCTGCTGCACGGCGTAGTACATAGTACCTGTATCTGCTCCCTGCTGTGTTTCTATCCAGCTGATGACTTTCTTCCCATCTGCTGTTTCTGATATAAATGCACAGGATGCCTCTCCGTGTGAAAGGGTGTATTCCTGCTCTTTATTGGGATGGCAGGCCGAAAGAAGGCCTGCCAACACTATCCACAATTTGTTCTTCATTATTTGAATGTATATGCGATCCCAAAATCAAATGTTCTCTTCTGTCCAGGATAATAGCTGGTGCTATAGGCTGTTTTCTCTGCTGTCGTTGCATAGATTACATCTGCAGCATTGCGGCAATTGATCCAGCATTCAAAACTCTTCCATGCATAACCTGTGCGAATGTTCAGCAAATCGTACCCGTTGTATACTTTGGTATTTTTGGGATCCATGTAATATTTACTGATATGCTGCCACTCTGCACCAATCCTGAAACCTTTGATGAACGCAGGTTTGAAGGTTAGTTCACAATTCGTGATCACATGTGGTGCTCCGTTCATCTGGTTACCACTGTATGATACTCCTTTCTCTGTGTAATCGTTGAAGAAGTGATCTGCATATTGTCCGCTTACACGTAATTGAAGGGATGTAACCGGTGCGTAACGTACATTCCATTCTACGCCCCTGTGTGTAGTATGTCCGGCATTCTGATTCAGGTAAGAACCATCTGACTGCCGTACACTGATGATTTCATTGTTACCTTTCATCTCGTACACGCTTACATCTACATATCCCTGATCATTTGCAAAGCCCAGCCAGCCGCCTACTTCGTAGTTGTTGTAATTAGCAGGTTTTAATACAGGAACTTTCACGCCTGTGAATAACTCTGTGATATTGGGTGGCGCGAAACCTACGCTGTAGTTTGCATATAATCCACGGCTCTTTCCGAAGTCGTAAGTCAATCCTAATTTAGGTGTAAATGCATTGAAGTTGTTTTGCTGACTGGCGGCACCTGTATATGCTGCTGCAGAAAGGTGGTTTTCGAATTTATAATCCATCCTGTCATAACGCAATGCTGCAACGAGTTTCAGGCCTGTTGCCAATGTCATGTTACCCTGTACATATGCAGCGGTGTTCAGGAGTTTTACATCATAGTTTGTGAGCACGGAATCACTCGGTGTATAATGTGCGTAATAACCTGCTGTATTTTTATCTACATCTATATAGTTAGCGATGTAAGCTGCCGGACTGTAATCCATGCTTACGCCTGCGATGATCGTTGCATCCTGCCAGGCGAATTCCTTCTTGTGTTGCAGGATTACTCCATAACTTTTAAAGCTATCGTTATTGATTTGTCCTGCGGCTTTGAGAGGATTTGTTTTTGAATCTGTGATGTAATAAAAAGGATTTTGTTTGATACTGCTGCTTCTGAAGAAGGCCGTAAACGTGGTATGGTTCAGGTCATTCCAGTCATGTTCTACGGTACTCCTGTAGCGGAATGCATTTACTTTCCTGTAAGAGAAGGTCTGGAAGTTTGTATAATTCTTGCCAAAGAAGTGTGCGCTATCCAGACCACCTATCTGGTCGGTATAATAATCAACTAAGGTTGCGGAGTTGATCCATTTGGTGTGTTCATTAATCTGGTAATCGCCTCTTAAGGTGAAAGCGAATTTATGGTAATCGCTGTGGTCCATGTAACCGTTACTTTGCTTAGCATAATAACCACCCATGGTTAAACCTAGTTTATTGAATGTGTTTGACACATTGAAATCTGAACGTTTATACCCCCTGTCTGTCATCTCTGCCTGCACACGTCCTGTTGGGTTTAATGAAGGTGCTGCGGTGATAAAGTTGACGGCTCCGCCAACTGCTTCACTCCCATATAAGGAGGAGGCGGGACCACGAACTACTTCGATGGTGCGCAATGCGGCCATATTCATTTCTATGAGTGCATTGTGGTTAAAGTCGCCGGTGGTGCGGATAGGAATACCATCTTCGAGATACAGGAATAGACTCTTGTAACCGATTGGCTGACGGATGGCCATGGTATGTTGTTCATTCTGTAATGGCACCATGTATACGCCACTCACTTTGTTCAATAGCTGGTCGAGTGTGATGGCTTTTGTATCGCGCATTTCCTGTGTGGAAATTCTGCTGATGGCGATAGGTGCATCTGTACGTAATTGTTTATCCCTGCTGGAGGTCACTACAAATTCATTGAGACTTGCAGTGGAGGGATGTAAGGATATGATACCTGTTGTCAGCGCCCTTTTTTGTGGTTGATAACCAACATAAGATACTAATACGGAATCTCCATTATTGCCTGCGATGTTGTATTTGCCCTGTGCATCGGTTACACAGCCTTTGCTATGATGTAATAACTGGATGTTTACACCAGATAATACTTCACCTGTTTGTGCATCGATCACGCTGCCCTGTACCTGGGCATAGGAATGTAAGGACAATAGTACTCCTGCTATTATCACTAATAGATATTTCATGTGGATGATAAAGTCAATAGTTATGAATTGAGCGGTCGTTGCTCAGCAATTTGTTCGTAAAATAAAGGGAGAGTGATTAGGCTTGTGGGGGGCGGAAGGTATCAGATAAAGGAGTATATGGTACAGAGCTCTGATAATATGCGATGAGTGGGATGGACGGGGCGTAAGAGCGGAGGTCGTACGAATAGAGGTCATCTATATACGACACTTCGTATTTCTCTTTTCCGGCGCTGCCATTATTTTGTTGTTGCTGGTCGCGTTCTAGTTGTTTTTTCAGGTAACATTTACCGTTACAGTGCATATCAGGTTTATCCCTGTTTACGCAGAGCACGCTGGCAATGTAGTTTTGGTTGAGCTTATATTCAAGCGAAATCAGGTACTGGCTACAGTTTTGTAGCAGTAGTCCTGTTAAGAGCGCTATGAATAAGAAGTATCTCACGCAACAAAAGTAGGTAAAATAATATTCAGAGTTTATGAGCTGGGTCATAAAAAAAAGAACCGCCCCCAATTGTTGTTGCCTTCGCATCAGCAATTGGGGGCGGGAAAATAGCTGGTGGCCTGTGGCCGGCTTTATGCAATGAATTATTGCGCCAACATAAATCTTAGTGTTAAACCACCCCGTGTACTCGTGATCGGGTATGCGGTGGAGATCACTGGTATCGTCTGCCTTCGGTCATAGAAGAATCGTAAGTTCAACCTGTTATTCACTACATAATCTATGGATGGTGCTATCCCGATCACCTTCTGTCCGCTTGTTGGGATCACCAGGTCCGCATCCAGTTTATTATTTACCGTTCTATCATCACGCAAACTCAAATCCAACCTGAAGTTCATATCATTCGAAACCTTCCTGCCCGTCTGCTCACCGAGGAACCCGAATTTCACGTTCCTGATCCGGTAGCTACCACCCAGGGTGACCTCTGTAGAGCGCAATTCTGTCAATTGATAATCGATCAGGCTCAAACTTAGTGAACGGCTCTTCTTGAATTCCATACGCAGATTCAGGCTGTTGGTAAACGTCATATCAAAACCGATCAGTGGTGCAAACTGCTCTGTCATGGTAAGGTTCGGTACCAGGAAGTAAGGAATATAGTTACCGGAAACCGTATCGATGAATCCCGGATAACCTGCCAGTCTTGGATCCTCATATAACAATGCAGAGTTATAAGAACTCATGCTCAATGAACCGACATATGCATGTGTGATGGAGAAATTCGTAAAGTAATTCTTGAATGGTTCCAGTTTCGCCAGACCATTATATGTCACGCGCCAGTTAGGACGAGGGATATAATTACTGAACGGATTACTACGCACATTTGAAGGACCACCATTTTTCAGCAATCCGATCTTACTGGGGTCCTTACCTGAATACGCTGCAAGGAATGCAGGGATCAGCACATCCTGTGCATAACGGCTGTAACCGTAACGATACTCAGGGTCCTTTGTATTAAAGGTAGGCGTACCAGGCAGGCTATTATAAGGATTGGCATTGCCGAGGCGATTTGAAATCGTTTTACGGTAACGTTCAAAATCCTGGAAAGTGGAGGTTGTTCCTTTTTCTGAATCTATTTTACCAAACATCGTCTTCACGGCCACATAAGAGATCTCAAATCCACCTGCATCATATGGTGTGAGGTGTTGGAAGCCCGCAGAATCCATGTTCTTAAACAGCTCTGTATGTGTCTTGGTAAATGATTTGGTCAGGCTCAGATCAATCCGCCAGTCATTGTAAGGTTCCAGTTGCGCCTGTACCTGCAGTCGTTGTGTAAATTGCTGCTGGAACTGTACGTTGAAGGTAGTATCTGGTGTAATCAACCCTTTCTTCGCAAAATCATCCAGCCATGCTTTTGTTGGCTGTTGCCCTGTCACAAATCCTAAACCCGGTGTGAAGTGCGCCCAGTTCATACCCAGGGCTTTTGTACTATCAATATAACCTGGCAACTTCGTACCACTGTTTTCTGAGTAGTCCACATTGATACGTTTCAGCATCAGGAGTGGTTTCATCACGGCTTTCAGGATCGGTGAAATTTCCTCATCAGAAGAAGTGGTGTTTTGTGCAGGTTGGTTTTTACCTGGTGGCTGTTTACTGTTATTATTGTTTTGTTGTGGTCGTTTGGCACCTGATGTGCTAAACTGCCGGAGGAATTTGGACCGGTTATACAGGTCTGAGAATTTGAACTCAGCCATTACAGTTTTGTTCTGTGTATTCTCGATGGCATTACCCAGGTATTTGGCGAGCAATGAAGCACCCGTCCAGCGGTAGTCAAAACTATAACCCAGTGCTACGTTTGTCCAGCTGGTCAAGGGCAGCTTGTTAGTAGGCAGGGTATAAGTAACATTTGCTGAATGGTAGTAGTTCGTGGTTCTTCCCAGTTTAAAGAAATTACGCCACATGGTATCTTTCTTGGCTCCTGTATTGAGGCGACCTGTCGGCTCGTCGATACGTGCGTTGTTCACCGCATTGAAGTCAATACTGATGCTCTTGGTCAGATCCCATTTCAAGCCATAATACCTGTCGAATGTGAAGTACTTATTGAAAGTTTCCGGCAACTTATACGTGCCATCACCACCCACATTCCGGATACGGGTTGCACCAAACTGTCTCGTAACGTCTGCTCTGAAACTGAGCAGGGAAGGAACATAGTTAAAGTTGAAATCTCTCACCAGGTCCAGCCATTTTGTTTTCGTTTTGAAAAGCTTTTTGAACGGTGTAACGTATTTCGGCTGACCGGTAAAGGTATACCCTATGCCACCCCTGTGCTTGGTGAGCACATCATTTTCAATGATCGGGGAGTGTGCCATTGTCTGGGAGAATGAATAACTGATGTCGAAGTTTTCCAGATCCCAGAGGTGATATTTTTTCCTGTTTGGATTTACCCTGCGGATGTTGGTAAAGTTCAGGCTCTTGATGGAAGTGAAGGTTTCCGCTGCCCTGCGGATGGAGTCACGCTGCCAGGAAGATTTCGCCATGCGCAGTTTATCTTTCAGCTTGATGTCCAGATCGTATGGATCGTATTCCGGACGGCTTACTGCTCTTGAGTAACCTGCGTATACAGGGATCACCATCCCTATCTTCTTCGGCAGGAGTTTACCCAGGTCAAGGTTAGCAGCGGCATCGTATTGTGTATAGTTATCTCTGAAGCGTTCGTTTACGCGCTGATCCAGGTTACCGAATCCGGCAGTATGCATATTACCTGAGATGGTAACGGTACCCAGGTCTGCGAGTTGCAGATCCAGTCTACCCATACCTGCATAACCACCTTTTTCATCCAAACCGGTCAAACGTAATTCATTGAACCAAACCTCACCAGATTTCCTCATCCCGTCGGTTCTTGGGTTCGTTACCCCCAGGAAGATGGTACGTACATCACCTAAGTTAGGATTACCGACAACGCTCATGAAATTACCGCCATCTAATTCTGTATACACTTTCAGTGCTGAACAGGTATCACAATTATTACGGCGCAGTTTCAGTTCTGTCAGTTTGCTCAGCACGATGTCCATATCATTCAGGGTGGGCCATATAGCGCTGGCATTACCTGATTGACCGAATGGCGTCTTTTTCAATGGTACAGCGTATTCGTAGTAGTTTTCCACGAAGTCACTACCTATTCTTATGATCGCTCTCAGGTCATCATCTCTGAGTGAGTTATCATCTTCAATTGCTTCAGCATGCAGGTACATTTGTAAGTGCTTATACTGGCGCAGGTCCATACCCAGGTTCTTGGTTACACCGCGTGTATCATTATCTTCAAGGTTCTTGATCTGTAATGACATGGATTGTTCGTTCAGCTGTAAGGTAGTATTGTTGGTACTTACCGTATTCTGACGGGTTACTCCCGGCGGCAATACATAATTGATCGGTTTACGTGAAGAGTTTTCTTCGATGTTAACTGCTGTTAAGTTGAAAGAAGTATTGCCATCATTTGGAACAGGGTCACCTGGCTGCAGTTTATAGTTATACTGACGCCATTGGTTACGCACCAGTTGCAGTTTACCGAAACGTACTACCACAGAATCCTGGAAGTTCGTCAGGAACATACGCATGAAGCGGATGGATTTGAAGTCAGGGATAGCACCTACTTTCTTATCGTATTTATCGATCGGCACTTTGAACTGGTACCATACTTCCTGTTTCTTTCCACCTTTTACCAGGTTTACATCTGCCACGAGTTTATCCACAATGTTGTTGGTACCTACTTCCATGTTTGGACGCAGGTTCACTCTATACTGGAAGTATTCTTCTGTTTCATTCAGGGTGTTATCCCTGTTCAGGTCTTCAGTTTCAGGTATGTTGGTAGCGGCTCTTGAGTAGGTAGAATTCGTAGATACGGGAGAGTTACCTTCCGGGTTGTTAAATCTTTTATAACGCACCAGGATGTTTCCACTATCCAGGTCGCGGTAGTGTACGTAGTCATCGTTCGCAGCATCCTTTGCTGCCTGTTGGTAAATCACGGAAGCAGTTCCAAAGTTAGCTGCCAGTCTGGCCAGATAATCTTTGAAGTAGTTTGCCTCGTTAGCACTCTGGAGACCGTCATAACCAACGTCCTGGTATTTACGGATGTTCGGATCATTGTCAAATGCCTGTGTGATCTGCTGCTGGAACTTAGGTTGGCGGCCCCATTGAGTGGAGTCTACTTTATCAAGACCAGTGGTTGGATCCGGCATACCATTCTCGAAGAACTTGTGAGAATCTTTCAGGATGTCTTCGGAGATATTACCCAGGTTGAAATACAACTGACCGCCGGTACTGTTTGGATTGTCGATGAACGGATCCTGTATCCAGAACTCGATGAACTCTACGTTGCTGGTTTCAAAATCACTGTTATCCAAAGCACGCATGATACCACCCCATTTCTTTGCAGGGTTTCTCAGTTTACCTGCTGCATTGATACTATCACTGCCTGCGGTAAAGTTATAAGGACCTCTTTCAGTAGGGTAGTAAGCTAAGTCAAGGGTGCTTAACTGGGCCTGACCAAAATCGGTGGATTTGTTAGGGAAGATTTCCTGTTGATAAACCAGGCGGGTACGGGAGTCAGACTGGACTTCCTTGTTAATACCAGTAGGCAAACCTGAAGAATTAGGAATCTGCAGGGTAGGCTCGATGATATACCAGGCC
This window of the Chitinophaga sancti genome carries:
- a CDS encoding TonB-dependent receptor; this encodes MKYLLVIIAGVLLSLHSYAQVQGSVIDAQTGEVLSGVNIQLLHHSKGCVTDAQGKYNIAGNNGDSVLVSYVGYQPQKRALTTGIISLHPSTASLNEFVVTSSRDKQLRTDAPIAISRISTQEMRDTKAITLDQLLNKVSGVYMVPLQNEQHTMAIRQPIGYKSLFLYLEDGIPIRTTGDFNHNALIEMNMAALRTIEVVRGPASSLYGSEAVGGAVNFITAAPSLNPTGRVQAEMTDRGYKRSDFNVSNTFNKLGLTMGGYYAKQSNGYMDHSDYHKFAFTLRGDYQINEHTKWINSATLVDYYTDQIGGLDSAHFFGKNYTNFQTFSYRKVNAFRYRSTVEHDWNDLNHTTFTAFFRSSSIKQNPFYYITDSKTNPLKAAGQINNDSFKSYGVILQHKKEFAWQDATIIAGVSMDYSPAAYIANYIDVDKNTAGYYAHYTPSDSVLTNYDVKLLNTAAYVQGNMTLATGLKLVAALRYDRMDYKFENHLSAAAYTGAASQQNNFNAFTPKLGLTYDFGKSRGLYANYSVGFAPPNITELFTGVKVPVLKPANYNNYEVGGWLGFANDQGYVDVSVYEMKGNNEIISVRQSDGSYLNQNAGHTTHRGVEWNVRYAPVTSLQLRVSGQYADHFFNDYTEKGVSYSGNQMNGAPHVITNCELTFKPAFIKGFRIGAEWQHISKYYMDPKNTKVYNGYDLLNIRTGYAWKSFECWINCRNAADVIYATTAEKTAYSTSYYPGQKRTFDFGIAYTFK
- the sov gene encoding T9SS outer membrane translocon Sov/SprA, encoding MSRKTNYGAIAVIGVASFFIVNTAARNRSGYSSDIYNKYWQPKDPFVRDTTVKDTVKRDTLKFPIKDRFGTRITDPIRNEIDLKDPKNITQSVDYDPVTKQYTVSEKIGDHYYRNPTLLSFEEFNRLQAQKSEQDYWQKRASTLGSLNQKNSGPELYKGAKLFDRIFGGNKVDIRPQGSLELTFGYQGQNIKNPVLTEQARKTGGFDFDMNINMNLTGKIGDKLKITTNYNTQSTFDFENQIKLEYTGYDDEIIKKIEAGNVSFPLRSTLISGVQSLFGVKTQMQFGRLTVTSVLSNQKSQKQNLLIKGGTQVQDFTIRADEYEDNRHFLLGQFFRDTFNYSMSNLPVIKSLAYVNRIEVWVTNKTGATTNTRDIVGLMDLAEYKPYNQTVTVTPGAHLPANGTNNLYSNVIADPASRYTGTVVSRLQSMGLLGVQEYEKTFARKLDSSEYTLNRQLGFISLNQQLTADEVLAVAYQYTYNGRVYQVGEFSQDVPPDQNNSANQKILFLKLLKATSARPNLPIWDLMMKNIYSTGAYQINRADFSLDIYYKDPGNETRTPSDKRYLPDASGEWAGAPLISVLNLDRLNNQNDPQPDGVFDYVEGYTINSNTGRVMFPQLEPFAQGIQKAFGGNAALEKQYMFKVLYDSIKVVAQQFPQLNRYLLKGTYKSSNSSEIQLGGYNIPQGSVTVTAGGQLLRENVDYIIDYNLGRIKIVNSGVLASGQAINVQFENNASFGTQVRNYFGTRFDYVVNDKLSIGSTIARMSERPYYQKVNYGEDPIRNTVVGFDVNYNSPSKALTRLLNKLPNFNSTTPSNIMFTGEVAKLFPGHSKLVNAAGSGQGQVYIDDFEGSQSGYDLKYPATSWALASTPSQATDSAGRTLFPESEANNQWSYGANRSKLAWYIIEPTLQIPNSSGLPTGINKEVQSDSRTRLVYQQEIFPNKSTDFGQAQLSTLDLAYYPTERGPYNFTAGSDSINAAGKLRNPAKKWGGIMRALDNSDFETSNVEFIEFWIQDPFIDNPNSTGGQLYFNLGNISEDILKDSHKFFENGMPDPTTGLDKVDSTQWGRQPKFQQQITQAFDNDPNIRKYQDVGYDGLQSANEANYFKDYLARLAANFGTASVIYQQAAKDAANDDYVHYRDLDSGNILVRYKRFNNPEGNSPVSTNSTYSRAATNIPETEDLNRDNTLNETEEYFQYRVNLRPNMEVGTNNIVDKLVADVNLVKGGKKQEVWYQFKVPIDKYDKKVGAIPDFKSIRFMRMFLTNFQDSVVVRFGKLQLVRNQWRQYNYKLQPGDPVPNDGNTSFNLTAVNIEENSSRKPINYVLPPGVTRQNTVSTNNTTLQLNEQSMSLQIKNLEDNDTRGVTKNLGMDLRQYKHLQMYLHAEAIEDDNSLRDDDLRAIIRIGSDFVENYYEYAVPLKKTPFGQSGNASAIWPTLNDMDIVLSKLTELKLRRNNCDTCSALKVYTELDGGNFMSVVGNPNLGDVRTIFLGVTNPRTDGMRKSGEVWFNELRLTGLDEKGGYAGMGRLDLQLADLGTVTISGNMHTAGFGNLDQRVNERFRDNYTQYDAAANLDLGKLLPKKIGMVIPVYAGYSRAVSRPEYDPYDLDIKLKDKLRMAKSSWQRDSIRRAAETFTSIKSLNFTNIRRVNPNRKKYHLWDLENFDISYSFSQTMAHSPIIENDVLTKHRGGIGYTFTGQPKYVTPFKKLFKTKTKWLDLVRDFNFNYVPSLLSFRADVTRQFGATRIRNVGGDGTYKLPETFNKYFTFDRYYGLKWDLTKSISIDFNAVNNARIDEPTGRLNTGAKKDTMWRNFFKLGRTTNYYHSANVTYTLPTNKLPLTSWTNVALGYSFDYRWTGASLLAKYLGNAIENTQNKTVMAEFKFSDLYNRSKFLRQFSTSGAKRPQQNNNNSKQPPGKNQPAQNTTSSDEEISPILKAVMKPLLMLKRINVDYSENSGTKLPGYIDSTKALGMNWAHFTPGLGFVTGQQPTKAWLDDFAKKGLITPDTTFNVQFQQQFTQRLQVQAQLEPYNDWRIDLSLTKSFTKTHTELFKNMDSAGFQHLTPYDAGGFEISYVAVKTMFGKIDSEKGTTSTFQDFERYRKTISNRLGNANPYNSLPGTPTFNTKDPEYRYGYSRYAQDVLIPAFLAAYSGKDPSKIGLLKNGGPSNVRSNPFSNYIPRPNWRVTYNGLAKLEPFKNYFTNFSITHAYVGSLSMSSYNSALLYEDPRLAGYPGFIDTVSGNYIPYFLVPNLTMTEQFAPLIGFDMTFTNSLNLRMEFKKSRSLSLSLIDYQLTELRSTEVTLGGSYRIRNVKFGFLGEQTGRKVSNDMNFRLDLSLRDDRTVNNKLDADLVIPTSGQKVIGIAPSIDYVVNNRLNLRFFYDRRQTIPVISTAYPITSTRGGLTLRFMLAQ